In Capra hircus breed San Clemente chromosome 5, ASM170441v1, whole genome shotgun sequence, the DNA window GTTTGGTTGGTGTTTGGCATCGAATTAAACATGTAAAATTTAAAGTAGCCAATGTTGGTCTGACTTAGCAATCTAAATACCCCAACCCTCCACCTGCATCTTTGTGAAAGCACTTTTAACTGTTAGGTTTAAAAGAAACCATCAGCCTTCCCTTTTCTCTTGCTTTCCCTACAAAAGACACAAAAACATTCTTACCTCTTAGACAAAGATCCTTTGTCTAGGATAAATCTTTAGGGTTAAAAGAATGTGCATCagaacaggcacatgaaaaaacgCTCAATGTCGTTAATCATCAGAGAactgcaaattgaaaccacaatgagatatcacctgatATCAGagtggctgtcatcaaaaagaccatGGATAATAAATGTTagtgaggatatagagaaaaaggaacccttgtacactgttgataGGAACATACTGtgctgcgaccccatagacgtcagcccaccaggctccccccgcctctgggattctccaggcaagaacgctggagtgggtagccatattGGGCTGGctatcattcagtcgtgtccgactctgcaacctcgcggactgtggcccaccaggctgccccgtccatgggaggcaggcaagaatactggagtagggtgccatttccttctccaggggatcttcctgacccagggatcgaacccgggtctcccgcattggaggcagacgctttaaccgctGGCacaactcaaatgaacttttctgTCAACCccataaattggtgtagccactgtggaacagtatggaagttcctaaaaaaaccctaaaaatagaactgccatatggccaagcaattccactcctgggtagaTATCTGGAAAACATGAGAACACTAGTTcacaaagatacatgcactccagtgttcatcatTATTTACCATAGCCAAAATATAGAagtaacccaagtgtccatcaacagaaaaatgggtAAGGAAGATGTGGCAAATATGtggtggaatattactcggccataaataGGAAtggaatcctgccatttgcaataacatgaaGGGACTGGAAGGGTATTACGCTTATCGAAATAGGTCAGACAAAACCGTatcacatgtatatggaatctgaaaaatacagtAAACTTGTGAAtacataagtttttaaaaaaaaaacagactcggtctatagagaacaaactagtttcTGGTTGGGaaacagaagttcagttcagttcagttcagtcgctcagtcgtgtccgactctgcaaccccatgaatcacagcacaccaggcctccctgtctatcaccaactcgcagagttcactcaaactcgggtccatcgagtcggtgatgccatccagccatctcatcctctgtcatccccttctcctcctgcccccaatccctcccagcatcagagtcttttccaatgagtcaactcttcgcataaggtggccaaagtactaaagtAAACAGAAGAGGGAGGGGCAATTTAGAAGTAGAgagttaagaggtacaaactgctatgtataaaataagccacAAAGATAACGGAATATAGGcagtaattttataattaaatggaGAATAACCTTCAGAATTGTGAATTGCTATGTCATATTAAATATTGTATAGCAACTATACCTcgaattattaaaaagaaatgcatcagaggacttccctggtggcccagtggttaagaatccaccttgaaacttggggagcacaggttcagtccctggtcagggaactaagatccctcaggccactgagcaactaagcctgagcactgTAACTAGAGGACTCTtgcaccacaacaaaagatctcacatgctgcaactaagaccctacacagccaaacttatttttaaaaacacatcagGAAGAAGCAAGAGACACACAGGGAGGAAAAGTCAGTCTGTCAGCATGGGGCATAGGGAAAGACGCTGGGCAAGAAAGATGAGTAAACTGCAAACGTCACATCCTTCCCTTTCCTTGGAAACCATTAGCTTTCTGGCCCTCTTCTGTTTTCAGCTGAGGTAGAGTAGAAGTGATTCAGAAAATAACTGTTCAGATTAGGGAGAGGCCTAGGTAaacaattccctggtggctcagatggtaaagcatctgtctacaatgcaggagacctgggtttgatccctgatgggaagattccctggagaaggaaatggcaacccactccagtactcttggctagaaaatcccatggacagaggagcctggtgtccatagggtcgcaaagagttggacacgactgagcgacttcactttcactttcacttgggtaaacaatgggcttcccttgtggctcagctggtaaagaatcctcctgcaatgcaggagacctgggttcgatccctgggttgggaagatcccctgaagaagggaaaggctatccactccagtattctggcctgaagaattccatggactgtatagcccatagggtggcaaagagttggacacgactgagtgactttcacttcatgtgctttcactttcaccatgccTACTGATCTTCACCCGTGCAAAATTAAGCATAAAGTAGCCCTTAATACTAACAATCTGGTGATCTGGAAAGAACAAGCTGGTTCTTCCTACTGCATTTTCAGCTTCTCTGACCCTATAGGAAAACTTCCGTGGAGTCCACACATGCTGAACCCTGAGTGTTTTAGATGCTTCTTTGAGTCACTCAGAGGAGGAAGAAAGCTTCAGCCAGTGTGGAACCCGAAGTCTCTTGAGGGCAAGGCCCGAGGGCCCTCCTGTTAGCCAGCAAAAGGAGAGCAGGTCTGGGGTCCCAAGGGGATAATAGCAAGACCGCTACTGATTACTTAGGTCCCAGCCATGCTGGTCTAGGAGGCTGGTGAAGTTACTTTGATGGGAGACCAGGCTGATAGGGATTGGCAACTGAAAACAGCACCAAAGATTTTTAGGACAGTGGAAGTATTCTGTATGATAGTGTAAAGTTTTGTGACATACATTTGGTATGATAGAACTGTGTAAGTGCAAAGAACTGAAccctaaaaataatacataacattttaaatataacaatcAAATGTCACTAAGGTACCACACCAGTAGAAGAtgttaaaaagaggaaaacttgGGGGCTGGGGAAGAGGGAATATTTGGAAATTCTGTAGTTCTTGCTCAGTTTTTctactaaaataataaattttttttactcAATTTCTTgagccattttattttattttactgaccACGTtatgtgacatgcaggatcttagttccccaactagggattgaacccatgatcCCTTCAGTGGAAGtctggagttctaaccactggacagccggAGAATTCCCAAAAATGAACTgttaattaaaacaacaaaaaccccatCACTCAAAGAGTGATAGCTAATGGGAACTGATGAACAGGTACCAGATGAGGACAGGAGCATAGGTAGGGAGTCTGATTGGAGGGACCAGACCTTGTCTTCATCCCTCTATTTCTCTCCTCAGTCCTGGAGACAAATGAACCACCACTCTCCATCCCCTACACATTTACACATTCTCTCTCCCCTGTCATTCCCAAGACACCACAGTTGGAAATGCAAGCAATTTCAAAGAAAAGTAATTGTCATATTGAGGACAACCTGATCGTAATACTGGAGGTCCAGTCATGGATGGGGAACTCAAGTCAGAAATGGGAGAATTTGGCAGGATCCAAAGACCTAACTGAGCTGTACAGAAGCAGTAGATTCTTGAGGTTCCCTGTGGATTTAGGGTCCAAGAATTTCAGGCAACAGTGTTGGATATCTCTACATCTGGTTCTCCCGGTTTTAGGAATGTGTCCCTGTAGCTCCCCGAACACTGACTTCTCTTTTTCTAGGGATTGATTTCTTCTTGCTTACTAGAGGGCCCTCCTGGGACTGAGAGGAGTAAATAAGATAAGAGGAGGGACCTGGGATCCCTTCATTGATCTGTTCCCTTTAGCTGTGTGCCATGGTGGGTTATGGAACCAGAGAGAAACCCTGATGCCATGATCACACGTGGGCTTTGTACCAGTTTTAGGAGGTACCATATGCCATCGCTCCTTATTGTTCAGACTGCAGTTTCTCTCCTAGACTCCTGGTTGAGAAATGAAGCCCAATTCCTTACATTTTGATATCGGCTTAGAAAGGGGTAGTAAGATAATAGACACGTTTAATTAAGGAACTGCACTGGAATTAATGTAAAAACTGAGAAGTTGCTCTTATTTGGTCTGACTTGCTGgtgtattcagagaaggcaatggcaccccactccagcactcttgcctggaaaatcccatggacagaggagcctggtgggctgcagtccatggggtcactaagtcagacacgactgagtgacttcactttcacttttcactttcatgcattggagaaggaaatggcaacccactccagtgttcctgcctggaaaatcccaggggagcctggtgggctgccgtctatggggtcacacagagtcagacacgactgaagcgacttagaagcagcagcagcagcagcagctggtggatTCTATTGTTCTATTTCTCTACCTCTTAAATCCATTGAATAAGAAGTATTTTGGgccaaacttacagttaccaaaagggaaactgTAAGGCAGGagtggataaattaggagtttaggattaacagatacacactactctatgtaaaatagataaacaaatacctactgtatagcagagagaactgtattcaatatcttgtaataaccaataatggaaaggaatctgaagaatatatgtataattcagatatatatatatctgaatcactttgctatacacctgaaactaacacaatattgtaaatcaactatacttcaattagaaaataaaaaataatttaaaagaactaTTTTGGTGTCTCCTATCCAGAAATCACTGGCATCTCTGCCTTTCACCTCCCTCTTCCTCAGAAGACACAGAGGAAATTTTCCTGATCTAAGTTTAGGTCTAGAGAAATCCTAAGGTGAGAGGGATATGGGGCAGTATCCACAGAGGGAGAAACCTGATTTCAGCTTTGGGGCAAAGGTAAGGGCAAAGCCTGAACTAAGAAGAGGCAGATAAATATTTGTGAAGGTTGTGTCCTTCACTGTTTTCAGTGAGGTCAACTGAGGTGTTCAGAGCGGTCAACTGTTTTGACTGAGATAAAGAGAACGTCAGATCTAGAAAGCAGTCATTCAGATCAAGAGAGGCACGGAGGCAAAGGACGTGTTCAGATCATCTCATTcctctggcttcttttttttccaggagCAGGTAAATATCTCCCACAGCCCATGAGTTCTGACGTCCTGGGCGACTGAAGTTTCCAAGGGCTGAGGCACTTCCGATGTCTGGCCAGACCTGGAGTCTCTTCATCCCGAGCCTTTGCCCACTTCCCAGTCTGAGCACTGCTTCTTTCCGGCAGGGCTGTTCTGCTGACCCACCGTGATGCAGGCCGTGCTGCTCCTTTGCTGTGTCTTGCTGTCCCCAGTGGCTGCCTTCCCAAGAAATGCCCAGGAAGGGGTCCTGACCTTCCAGCCGTCCATCTCAGAAACTGGGCATCCTTTGAACCTGCTCTCCAACCAGCTCCTTCTCCCAGACCCTAAAACCTGCCAGCATCTCTTACATGTGGCCTCCTCCTTAGCCCCTCTGCCTGAGTACCTATCCAGCTTAGCTCTGGAGGTGGTCTTGGAAGAGATTGGTTGCACAACTGAGGCTCACATTCTGCAGCTCCAGCTTGTTAAGATAGGAGGAAAGGACACCACTGAAACCCTCATCCGTGAGAGCAAAAAGCACAATGAAGGAGAAGGGATTGGCCAAGTTAAGGTCATTCTGAAGGATCTGGGAGGATCCCCAGGGGAGCTTAGGCGGGTGCAGCGCTCAGTTACCCTTCTGGAGGCATGTAGGCAGGAAAATAGGTGGGTGCTCTATGAGACAGCAAAAATGATGGCTGAATTTGCTGAGAAGCTCCCTAACACTGAGCTGGTAACAGAGTTTAAGGCTGCTGCCATTGATGTCACCCAGAAGTGCACGGATGAGTCCTGGGAGCATTTGCAAGCAGTAAGCAACCGGCTAGTGAACAGCCCTGAGATGAAAGACTTCACAATGCCTATGCAAGATCAGCTGTACTTTATCAAGCGTTTCGCAACCATTCTGATGCACATTCTAGTGGAATTCATAAAGACGCAAGTCCAGAATATTTTTGGATAGGGAAGGCCTCCAAGGCACCCTGTTTCCTTTCTCAAATGTCTCTGATAGGATCATGTACAAGGACTGGGCACAACAGGTAGTTAGAAATGTTGAGACAGCTTAGGGCAGAAGTATCTATTCATTTGATCCCAATGCTAAAAGCCATGTGACCAGAGTCAGCTTTGCCCCTTCTCTTAATAAATCCTagtctctatttttttccccaatttctcTTTGTCAGGTACTGGGGATGTATTACGTACTAGACATGAAGGATATTGTAATCTTTCCCCATGTATCTACCTTTTACTTTCTAATTCCCAGCTGGGTGCTGTAACTTgtttgtgttcatttttaaactgaaaagagaaattaaatgttGCTTCTAGATCAGAATCACAGTTATTTGATCTCTTTTAACTctgggtcagggaggcctggcgtgctgcgattcatggggtcgcaaagagtcagacacgactgagcgactgaactgaactgaactgaactctgggtctccacagctttttttttttggtgctgcaTCACATGGGATCTTGTTTTCctgacttaaccactggaccaccagggaattccctccataGCTTCTTTTGTAAGCTGGAGATAGAATGTGGCAGGACCCATAGGAAGTGCCAATGCATTTTGAGACTGAGTATGTAACAGAGGGACAAGGTTTGACCAGTCAATACAAATGGGCAAATATTTGTAGAGGGCATGTCCCTTGCTGATTGTTGGGAAAAGCAACCAGCTTTCCTCCTCATGGGATGGAGAACTGGGCAGAGTGAGTTTAGACCTACCAGAGTGATTTCACGTCTCGGTGACtggattgtgcggtagtttggggtCCTATACCTTCATGGAATGAGCCCACATGAAGCAGAAAAAGCCCCTGGTAATCTGGATGGGGAGACCAAGAAGAGCAACTGAGTCCCATTCCCTACTCCCTGGCCCCAAACTGAAAAGGAAGGGAAGCTGGGAGTTGATGGGGAAGATGTCTTCCAACTGAACCCTGGGCTCCTTCAGACCACAGCCCAGAGGAAACTGTGAATGCTTGTCTTCCAGTCTAGCGTGGTCTGATCTAGCTAAGCATCACTGAGACCCATTGTGACCTGCTCCTTGAGTGCCTCCCACTCTACCCTGTGGTTCTCACTTCATGTGGAGcccagaaaagaccctggtatCTTTTCCTTCATCTCTGGGGATCCAGCCACCCTCTGGAGACGCCTAGTTCTGCCAGGCTCTACTCCCAAAGTCCCTGCCTGACCTTACCCATTTTGCCCTCTGCCAAGAATGTCCCTGGAGCAAGCTGATCACCAGGTTGATCCCTAGCCCCTGCAGCTTCATCTTTTTAACCTGGACAACATGAAAGCCAAGTAAGTCTTTTTCAACTAAAAACAAGGTGCCAGATGGACAGTAGCTCAGGGAGGGGCCCCCCAGGGAGTGCTCTGGTCTCTGTACTGCAGTTATTAGGCAGGGTTCAGCCTCATCCAGGAGAGTAAGATGTGCCTTCTCTATGCTAGAAAGTTAGTATGAGCATATGTACAATGTAGTCCAGCTGTCGCCAGGAGTGGGAATCTACAAAGTCAAACGTAGCTTTCTACTCTGCTGCTCAGAACTACAACAGACCCGAAGAGTGAGGCTGAGATGGGGCCGTAGACTTGGGGCCATAGCTCATGTCCAGGTTGTTGGGGGACCAGGGGCTGTTGGTGAGCTCTGTGCTTAAATCTTCAGTGAAAtctggtgccggggtccagccccagtggatccagggaattcaaagcgggGACGGAGTCAGGGAGGAGAGACCTATTTATTagatatataaagagagattaggaaagaatagtgtagtaggaaaattagtgaagaaaagaggctgaataacttggtttacgcggagaaccaataaaactccgagACAAGGGGTTTGCATggtctacgtaggccaccggcacccgcttgaatagcggagagtgccccgccttgggctccctctcacgtgggtcttagaagccagggcaaataagtagacacggtgagcctccatgctccagatgggaattcagccagaaaagggaggaaagaacgacatgggggagccaagcatcggtgccagacccacaactttattttcaaaagcagcttatataccccaagttgtacataaaggaataatggaatatgcagagttatgcaggggcagcagtcctgacccttattgagaccaggctttccttttgcataccttcccgtatacaaaaggtcttaggtggttttacatcatcttatggccagggggcctgttaacatttttatggctctttttctagataaatgtctatcaaccagaaaactcattttcccctAAAGTATTTTTCCCTTACTCTTCATCACCCTCaaaatactaaataaagttacattcctgtagaacaaagttgcagtgggttataacaaagaaagtacttaactcaaagatctaatgttgctaataccagggctactacctgttttttctacataccaactatatcaacaaataaaagatatgaaaacttggcagcaagtattggcttaacaaatgaaacctttaatcagtcctattctaatgattttgactcctcagaagcccctacattcctaggatgtttgaAGTTTCCTGTGCCTCTCAGGATTGGGAGGCCGCAAACAATCACATTCGCAGCTATAAGAGTCCGGCAggaaggctagaaagccatcagaggggtttttggattgaaacactcatattatgcccaggagacttattatctaaaagctctaaattaactttttccagaaaaaggtggtggggggacagccccctgctaatgtcagaagagtaggtggaaagcataacacagtaaagcaggcagactctggttttgggggtagatgctcgagaatctccagggggacccctgaggcttgATCCTGCCTTTACGTAAtgtcaagcctccttcctcatgaccttggccacgggtgggattcctcacgctgctCGCAGCAATCTGGGATTCAGTAGCTGATCTAGTATTACTATGAAAAAGAGGTAAATATTCCTCTATTGGAGACTAGGGAGGAGGGCTTGGGAGGCAGCACAGATGTGAATCACCCAGAGGTGACAAACGACAATCAAGGCCTCAGAGGACAAGACTGCTGAAGAAGTGATCTCAACTCCTACTCATCTGGAGCCTTATTCAAGGGCCATGACTTAGATTCTCTTCCTAGTAACCTtatactttatataaataaagAGGTTATGCACAGAAGGaattaaactgaattttaaattgtcACTGACTCGCTTATCCTAATCCTCAGGTATGGAATAGAATAATTCAACTCTGATTATGTTAGTCTATCAGTATTCCTGCTAAGTAAAGAGACTCCTCCtacctcaaacaaacaaaaagtttttcCTTTCATCATAAAATCATATGACTCCTTAAGACATACACGTTTGCTTTATTCTTTCAGACTCTGGGTACTGCAATAAATTGAGATTTCCCAACGATCAAATGGCCCCAGGAGCAAGAATGCTGCCAGGCCAGCAAGTCTTTCATCAATGTGCTAATCCACACATTGAAAATCAGAGGTGACATAAATCTTACCAGTTCTTCTTGAAATTTCAGATAGTTGGGATCAGGATAATCCGTCTGATTAAGGGAGGGAAGAGAAACTGAGGAGTGTATTAAAATGCAATCTTAGGGGTTTTATAACTTCTTCCACAATTTCCAGACCACTGCTATCCAACAGAAATTTGAGGGAAGATGGAAATATTCTCTGTCTGTGCTGTCTAATATGGTGGACACAGCCCCATGTGTCTACTGGGTGCTTGAAATGTGGGTGGtataactgagaaactgaattttctttccatgttttaaattcttattcATAGTTTTTATTCTTGGTATTACATGCTAATGTCTCTAAGTGTTATAAACTGAATCGTTTATAACAAAATTCATAGATTGAAGCCCTAACCcacaatgtgactgtatttgctCAGAGGGTCTTtaaggagagggcagagggccaTTAACCATTAACGAGATTATAAGAATGGGACTATAATCCAATGGGACTGGTTTCATTAGAAGTGGAAGAGACACCAAAAATGCGTATACatagaggaaaggccatgtgtgGGAACAGCAAGACagcagccatctgcaagctaAGGAGTGAGGTTTCAGAATTAACCAAACCTGCCAACATCTTGACCTTGGACTTTTAGCCTCCAGATCgtgagaaataaattcctttTGTTTAAATCATCCTGTCTATGGTATTTTGGTATGGCGGCCCTGGCACACTAATATATTAAGTATGGGTCTTTTCTCACCTATTTTCTGGTATCCTGTGAGTCTactcaatttgaaaaaaaaattgtcttcttcATTATAAAAAAGGAacttaaaactaaagaaaataattttcttgcttcctctttttttagtttactttttttttttttttaagccacgctacgcagcttgtgggattttaattccctgaccaggaattgaacctgagcccatggcagtgaaagtaccgagtcttaaccattggactaccaagAAATTCccagtttagtttttttttttaattgtggtttaaaaaaaatcacatatcataaaatttgctatcttaaccatttctaagtgtacagttcaatagCTGGCCTGTAACTATGAACTGTGTTCACATTGCTGTGgggtccatctccagaactttctcatcttacaaaactgaaaatcTACCCATTAAACATTAactctccatttcctcctcccctcagccCCCAACCACCACCCTTATATAGAAACCATCCAAAGTTTCTATAACTTTGACTCCTGTAGATCTCTTCCGGGTCATTGCTGTTTGTCATCTCTGATTGAGATTCCTGTGACAGCTGTCCTGCTTGTTTTCCTCTCTTATATCTCCCCTTCTCCTAAGTCCATCTTTCACATTCCCTCTTGAGtgatctgggcttcccaagtggctcagtggtaaagaatcttcctgtaatgcaggagctccagggttcaatccctgggtggagaatatacctagagaagggaatggcaacccactccaatattcttgcctaggaaatcctgtggacagaggagccaggtgggttacagtccagggggtggcaaagagtcagacatgactgagtacccaTACACATTTGAGTTGTCTTTCTaaaacataggtttgatcctttcACTTCTCTGTCCAGAGCACTTGATATTTCCCCATTGCTTTTAAGACAGAGTCCAGAGCCTCTGAATGTGTCTCGTCTTTGACTAACCTTGGCAGCCTTCGGACCATGCCACCCACACACCTACTTTATACTGGAGTTATCTTCATCTTGGACTACTTTCCATTCTTCAAAAGCAGGCTTTTTCTCTCAATGCTTTGTCATGTCCTCTACCTGTCCTCCAGATTAAACTTCTGCCTTCAAGACTcagctcagggacttccctgggttcagtggtaaagaatgcacctgccaatgcaggagactcaagagatgtgggttcgatccctgagttgggaagttcccctggagtaggaactggcaacccactccagtatttttgtttggaaaatcccatggacggagcagcctggtgtccatggggtcacaaagagttggatgcaactgagccaccagggaagcccacatatataccacattttgttcacCCATTTGTGACAGACTTTTAGATTGAGTGAAATAgtctttcactgtggttttgattagcattttcctaatgattaattatgttgaacatatttaatgtgtttactggccatttgtatgtcttttctggagaaatgtctattcaagtcccttCCCCACCACCCCTTTTTTTGGTCGCACCACTCAtcttgcaggaccttagttcccccacTAGAGATCCAACCGCTGGACCTCCAAAGAATTCCCCtttgcacacttttttttttaatgctggaaGCAATCTTATGGTGTGATATGCGTGTGCTccgtcacgtccgactctttgtgatcgcgtgtactgcagcctgccaggctcccccatccatggtatttttcaggcaagaatattggagtgggttgccatttcctattccagcggatcttcctgacacagggatcgaaactgcatctccctgtgtctcctgtattggcaggcagattctttaccactgaaccacttgggaagcctcgctttgcacatttttaaattgaattattcgTTGTTAAGTTGTAGGagatctttatatattctgaatattaaccCCTCATCAGCTCTatgatatgcaaatattttctcccatcctgtgggttactttttcactctgttgttagtgtcctttgatgcacaaaagttttaaaagtttattacTTTTCACTTGTTGTGAAgtctaatttatctatttttctttttttacctgtGCTTTTAGTGTCACAAGAAATCATTACAAATATgatgtcatgaagattttttcccaatgttttcttctaagaattgtGCAGTTTTAgttcttatgtttaagtctttaatccattctttttaaaaatatttttatttctttaggctGGGCCagattttagttgcagcacactgGATCTTCAATCTTCCTTGTAGCATGCGgagctttagttgcagcatgtgggaccagggatcaaa includes these proteins:
- the LOC102189464 gene encoding apolipoprotein F, which encodes MQAVLLLCCVLLSPVAAFPRNAQEGVLTFQPSISETGHPLNLLSNQLLLPDPKTCQHLLHVASSLAPLPEYLSSLALEVVLEEIGCTTEAHILQLQLVKIGGKDTTETLIRESKKHNEGEGIGQVKVILKDLGGSPGELRRVQRSVTLLEACRQENRWVLYETAKMMAEFAEKLPNTELVTEFKAAAIDVTQKCTDESWEHLQAVSNRLVNSPEMKDFTMPMQDQLYFIKRFATILMHILVEFIKTQVQNIFG